A region of Piscinibacter gummiphilus DNA encodes the following proteins:
- a CDS encoding urate hydroxylase PuuD: MDLYLLDWLNLLLRWAHVITAVAWIGASFHFVALDNSLTPPEDPAERGKGIGGELWAVHGGGFYHQQKYPVSPKNLPEKLHWSMWESYSTWLTGFALFTVLYLFNASTFLIDKSLFDWSPAAAIATALGFLAAFWVIYDGICRLFGERKNGDVIVGALVFVFVVFAAWLSCQLFAGRAAYLLVGAMLATTMSGNVFFWIIPGQRKVVVSLRAGTPVDPVHGKRGKQRSFHNTFFTLPVLIAMLSNHFGFLYAAPFNWFWLILVMLAGALIRLSFVLRHKALAYGHPVPWRYAAIGTAMLAGVIVAMAPSPKPAAAPAAVAPPAPTFAEVNAVITQRCAMCHNEGLANKGVMLHTPALVVQHAKQIYQQATLLKAMPLNNATQMTEAERELIGRWVEAGAKGP, translated from the coding sequence ATGGATCTCTACCTGCTGGACTGGCTCAACCTGCTGCTGCGCTGGGCCCACGTGATCACGGCCGTGGCCTGGATCGGTGCGTCCTTCCACTTCGTCGCCCTCGACAACAGCCTCACCCCGCCGGAAGACCCGGCCGAACGCGGCAAGGGCATCGGCGGTGAACTGTGGGCGGTGCACGGCGGCGGCTTCTACCACCAGCAGAAGTACCCGGTCTCGCCGAAGAACCTGCCGGAGAAGCTGCACTGGTCCATGTGGGAGAGCTACTCCACGTGGCTCACCGGCTTCGCGCTGTTCACGGTGCTGTACCTCTTCAACGCCAGCACCTTCCTGATCGACAAGAGCCTGTTCGACTGGTCCCCCGCCGCGGCCATCGCCACCGCGCTCGGCTTCCTCGCCGCGTTCTGGGTGATCTACGACGGCATCTGCCGGCTCTTCGGTGAACGGAAGAACGGCGACGTGATCGTGGGCGCGCTGGTGTTCGTGTTCGTGGTGTTCGCCGCGTGGCTCTCGTGCCAGCTGTTCGCCGGCCGCGCCGCGTACCTGCTGGTGGGCGCGATGCTCGCCACGACGATGAGCGGCAACGTGTTCTTCTGGATCATCCCCGGCCAGCGCAAGGTGGTGGTCAGCCTGCGCGCCGGCACGCCGGTGGACCCGGTCCACGGCAAGCGCGGCAAGCAGCGCAGCTTCCACAACACCTTCTTCACCCTGCCGGTGCTGATCGCGATGCTCAGCAACCACTTCGGCTTCCTGTACGCCGCGCCGTTCAACTGGTTCTGGCTGATCCTCGTGATGCTGGCGGGTGCCCTGATCCGGCTGTCCTTCGTGCTGCGGCACAAGGCGCTGGCGTACGGTCATCCCGTGCCGTGGCGGTACGCGGCGATCGGCACGGCGATGCTCGCGGGCGTGATCGTGGCGATGGCGCCGTCACCGAAACCGGCGGCGGCGCCCGCCGCCGTCGCCCCGCCGGCACCCACCTTCGCCGAGGTCAACGCGGTGATCACGCAACGCTGCGCGATGTGCCACAACGAAGGCCTGGCCAACAAGGGCGTGATGCTGCACACACCGGCCCTGGTGGTGCAGCACGCGAAGCAGATCTACCAGCAGGCCACGCTGCTGAAGGCGATGCCGCTGAACAACGCGACGCAGATGACGGAGGCGGAGCGGGAGTTGATCGGGCGGTGGGTGGAGGCGGGGGCGAAAGGGCCCTGA
- a CDS encoding group II truncated hemoglobin, giving the protein MMSGKPFDTPFEWVGGEEKVRALSDRFYDLMDLEPAYAELRAMHPTTLETTREKFFWFLCGWLGGPQYYVERFGHPRLRMRHMPFAIGIKERDQWLACMHQAIVELQLDPELVERLDKSFFQTADFMRNKGG; this is encoded by the coding sequence ATGATGTCCGGCAAGCCGTTCGACACCCCGTTCGAATGGGTCGGGGGTGAGGAGAAGGTGCGGGCGCTGTCCGACCGCTTCTACGACCTGATGGACCTGGAGCCGGCCTACGCCGAACTCCGGGCCATGCACCCCACCACGCTCGAGACCACCCGGGAGAAGTTCTTCTGGTTCCTGTGCGGCTGGCTCGGCGGGCCGCAGTACTACGTCGAGCGTTTCGGTCATCCGCGGCTGCGGATGCGGCACATGCCGTTCGCCATCGGCATCAAGGAGCGGGATCAGTGGCTGGCGTGCATGCACCAGGCGATAGTCGAGCTTCAGCTCGACCCGGAGCTGGTCGAGCGTCTGGACAAGTCGTTCTTCCAGACCGCTGACTTCATGCGCAACAAGGGAGGCTGA